In Vigna radiata var. radiata cultivar VC1973A chromosome 3, Vradiata_ver6, whole genome shotgun sequence, the following proteins share a genomic window:
- the LOC106757769 gene encoding putative GTP diphosphokinase RSH1, chloroplastic isoform X2, giving the protein MSQVAPRRGQLCCSSAFPSNIATDFSPKSLWEDLKPAISYLSSKELELVHNAFMLAFKAHDGQKRRSGEPFIIHPVEVARILGELELDWESIAAGLLHDTVEDTNVVTFERIEEEFGATVRHIVEGETKVSKLGKLKYKNENDSVQDVKAEDLRQMFLAMTEEVRVIIVKLADRLHNMRTLSHMPPHKQASIAMETLQVFAPLAKLLGMYQIKSELENLSFMYTNAEDYAKVKRRVAELYKEHEKELLEANKIFMKKIQDDQLLDLLTVKTEVRAVCKEPYSIYKAVLKSKSSISEINQIAQLRIVIKPKPCIGVGPLCNPQQICYHVLGLIHGIWTPIPRSVKDYIATPKPNGYQSLHTTVIPFLYESMFRLEVQIRTEEMDLIAERGIAAHYSGREFVTGLVGSATPSGKSSRGKTVCLNNANIALRIGWLNAIREWQEEFVGNMSSREFVDTITRDLLGSRVFVFTPRGEIKNLPQGASVIDYAYMIHTEIGNKMVAAKVNGNLVSPTHVLANAEVVEIITYNALSSKSAFQRHKQWLQHAKTRSARHKIMKFLREQAARSASDITTEAVNDFVTDSEGDSESEELSKGSSGSKYPWGKTFVNGEEISTSTRNETVLQSKNGSVWIPKVNGKHNKHVQRESFNGKGETLLQGNLVAKMIQVNIPRYKEVLPGLESWQAQKIASWHNMEGHSIQWLSVVCIDRRGMMAEVTTVLSTAGIAICSCVAEIDGGRGMAVMVFHVEGNLENLVSACSKVDLILGVLGWSTGCSWPSLVEDRGVLEC; this is encoded by the exons ATGTCTCAAGTTGCTCCCAGAAGAGGGCAATTATGTTGTTCTTCAGCCTTCCCTTCCAACATCGCCACTGATTTTTCCCCAAAAAGTTTGTGGGAG GATCTTAAACCTGCTATTTCATACCTGTCTTCAAAAGAACTGGAGTTAGTCCACAATGCTTTTATG TTGGCGTTTAAAGCTCACGATGGTCAGAAAAGACGCAGCGGTGAACCCTTCATCATTCACCCAGTTGAGGTTGCGCGTATTCTTGGGGAACTT GAACTTGATTGGGAGTCAATTGCTGCCGGATTACTTCATGACACAGTTGAGGATACAAATGTCGTTACTTTTGAGAGGATAGAGGAGGAGTTTGGTGCTACTGTGCGCCACATTGTGGAAGGAGAGACCAAG GTATCGAAACTTGGAAAGTTGAAgtataagaatgaaaatgattCTGTTCAAGATGTGAAAGCAGAAGATCTTCGGCAAATGTTTCTAGCTATGACAGAGGAG GTTCGTGTTATAATTGTCAAATTAGCAGATAGGTTGCATAACATGCGTACACTATCGCATATGCCTCCACATAAACAG GCTAGCATTGCAATGGAGACATTGCAGGTATTTGCTCCTTTAGCGAAGTTGCTTGGGATGTATCAAATTAAG TCAGAACTAGAAAACCTGTCATTTATGTACACAAATGCGGAAGACTATGCTAAGGTGAAGAGAAGAGTAGCAGAGCTATACAAAGAACATGAGAAAGAACTTCTGGAG gcaaacaaaatatttatgaagaaaatcCAAGATGATCAATTATTAGACCTTCTAACTGTTAAAACAGAAGTCCGTGCTGTCTGTAAAGAGCCTTACAG TATCTATAAGGCAGTTCTCAAATCAAAAAGTTCAATCAGTGAGATTAACCAAATCGCACAG CTTCGTATTGTTATTAAACCAAAGCCATGCATTGGGGTTGGGCCTTTGTGCAATCCACAACAG ATTTGCTATCATGTTCTGGGGTTGATCCATGGAATCTGGACTCCTATTCCTAGATCT GTGAAGGATTATATTGCAACCCCCAAACCAAATGGCTACCAAAGTCTCCATACCACTGTGATTCCATTTTTGTACGAAAGCATGTTTAGGCTAGAAGTCCAG ATTAGAACAGAAGAAATGGATTTGATAGCTGAGAGAGGCATTGCTGCCCATTACAGTGGGAGAGAATTTGTCACTGGCTTGGTTGGAAGTGCTACACCAAGTGGTAAAAGCTCAAGAGGGAAGACGGTTTGTCTTAACAACGCCAACATTGCACTCAGA ATTGGCTGGCTGAATGCAATTAGAGAGTGGCAAGAAGAGTTTGTTGGCAACATGAGTTCTAGGGAATTTGTGGACACTATTACAAGAGATCTGCTGGGTAGTCGTGTCTTTGTGTTCACACCAAGGGGAGAG ATTAAGAATCTTCCTCAGGGTGCTAGTGTCATTGATTATGCTTATATGATACACACTGAAATAGGAAACAAGATGGTAGCTGCGAAG GTCAATGGAAATCTTGTTTCTCCCACACATGTACTTGCAAATGCAGAAGTTGTGGAGATAATCACATATAAT GCACTTTCAAGCAAATCTGCCTTTCAGAGGCATAAACAGTGGTTGCAACATGCTAAAACACGGAGTGCGAGACACAAAATAATGAAG tTTCTAAGGGAACAAGCTGCACGCTCCGCTTCTGATATCACTACTGAAGCAGTCAATGACTTCGTTACTGACTCTGAGGGGGACAGCGAATCTGAAGAACTATCAAAAGGTTCCAGTGGTTCCAAATATCCGTGGGGTAAAACGTTTGTGAATGGAGAGGAAATATCAACGTCAACAAGAAATGAGACTGTCCTCCAAAGTAAAAATGGAAGTGTTTGGATCCCCAAGGTCAACGGGAAACATAATAAGCATGTGCAGCGTGAAAGTTTCAACGGAAAAGGGGAGACGTTACTGCAGGGAAACCTTGTTGCAAAGATGATTCAAGTTAACATTCCAAGATATAAGGAGGTCCTGCCAGGTTTAGAAAGTTGGCAAGCACAGAAAATTGCTTCCTGGCACAATATGGAAGGGCATTCCATCCAGTGGTTATCTGTAGTATGTATAGACCGAAGAG
- the LOC106757769 gene encoding putative GTP diphosphokinase RSH1, chloroplastic isoform X1, translated as MASASSMSVSLECVNACKLWRGDGSGKFDCSLLSCAWKAPRFLTGFLASTAHPPHQCSDLYNGRNGRRNRYNFGCEAFSVSGSCSDEPLDIVLFEGLSRSNMSQVAPRRGQLCCSSAFPSNIATDFSPKSLWEDLKPAISYLSSKELELVHNAFMLAFKAHDGQKRRSGEPFIIHPVEVARILGELELDWESIAAGLLHDTVEDTNVVTFERIEEEFGATVRHIVEGETKVSKLGKLKYKNENDSVQDVKAEDLRQMFLAMTEEVRVIIVKLADRLHNMRTLSHMPPHKQASIAMETLQVFAPLAKLLGMYQIKSELENLSFMYTNAEDYAKVKRRVAELYKEHEKELLEANKIFMKKIQDDQLLDLLTVKTEVRAVCKEPYSIYKAVLKSKSSISEINQIAQLRIVIKPKPCIGVGPLCNPQQICYHVLGLIHGIWTPIPRSVKDYIATPKPNGYQSLHTTVIPFLYESMFRLEVQIRTEEMDLIAERGIAAHYSGREFVTGLVGSATPSGKSSRGKTVCLNNANIALRIGWLNAIREWQEEFVGNMSSREFVDTITRDLLGSRVFVFTPRGEIKNLPQGASVIDYAYMIHTEIGNKMVAAKVNGNLVSPTHVLANAEVVEIITYNALSSKSAFQRHKQWLQHAKTRSARHKIMKFLREQAARSASDITTEAVNDFVTDSEGDSESEELSKGSSGSKYPWGKTFVNGEEISTSTRNETVLQSKNGSVWIPKVNGKHNKHVQRESFNGKGETLLQGNLVAKMIQVNIPRYKEVLPGLESWQAQKIASWHNMEGHSIQWLSVVCIDRRGMMAEVTTVLSTAGIAICSCVAEIDGGRGMAVMVFHVEGNLENLVSACSKVDLILGVLGWSTGCSWPSLVEDRGVLEC; from the exons ATGGCCTCTGCATCCTCCATGTCAG TTTCTTTAGAATGCGTGAATGCCTGCAAGCTCTGGAGAGGGGACGGAAGCGGAAAATTCGACTGTAGTCTTCTTTCCTGCGCATGGAAAGCTCCAAGGTTTCTCACTGGCTTTCTTGCGAGCACTGCTCATCCTCCTCACCAGTGTTCGGACTTGTACAACGGACGTAATGGACGAAGGAACCGGTataatttt GGATGTGAAGCTTTTAGTGTAAGTGGTTCTTGTTCCGATGAACCACTTGATATTGTACTTTTTGAAGGATTGTCTAGGTCAAACATGTCTCAAGTTGCTCCCAGAAGAGGGCAATTATGTTGTTCTTCAGCCTTCCCTTCCAACATCGCCACTGATTTTTCCCCAAAAAGTTTGTGGGAG GATCTTAAACCTGCTATTTCATACCTGTCTTCAAAAGAACTGGAGTTAGTCCACAATGCTTTTATG TTGGCGTTTAAAGCTCACGATGGTCAGAAAAGACGCAGCGGTGAACCCTTCATCATTCACCCAGTTGAGGTTGCGCGTATTCTTGGGGAACTT GAACTTGATTGGGAGTCAATTGCTGCCGGATTACTTCATGACACAGTTGAGGATACAAATGTCGTTACTTTTGAGAGGATAGAGGAGGAGTTTGGTGCTACTGTGCGCCACATTGTGGAAGGAGAGACCAAG GTATCGAAACTTGGAAAGTTGAAgtataagaatgaaaatgattCTGTTCAAGATGTGAAAGCAGAAGATCTTCGGCAAATGTTTCTAGCTATGACAGAGGAG GTTCGTGTTATAATTGTCAAATTAGCAGATAGGTTGCATAACATGCGTACACTATCGCATATGCCTCCACATAAACAG GCTAGCATTGCAATGGAGACATTGCAGGTATTTGCTCCTTTAGCGAAGTTGCTTGGGATGTATCAAATTAAG TCAGAACTAGAAAACCTGTCATTTATGTACACAAATGCGGAAGACTATGCTAAGGTGAAGAGAAGAGTAGCAGAGCTATACAAAGAACATGAGAAAGAACTTCTGGAG gcaaacaaaatatttatgaagaaaatcCAAGATGATCAATTATTAGACCTTCTAACTGTTAAAACAGAAGTCCGTGCTGTCTGTAAAGAGCCTTACAG TATCTATAAGGCAGTTCTCAAATCAAAAAGTTCAATCAGTGAGATTAACCAAATCGCACAG CTTCGTATTGTTATTAAACCAAAGCCATGCATTGGGGTTGGGCCTTTGTGCAATCCACAACAG ATTTGCTATCATGTTCTGGGGTTGATCCATGGAATCTGGACTCCTATTCCTAGATCT GTGAAGGATTATATTGCAACCCCCAAACCAAATGGCTACCAAAGTCTCCATACCACTGTGATTCCATTTTTGTACGAAAGCATGTTTAGGCTAGAAGTCCAG ATTAGAACAGAAGAAATGGATTTGATAGCTGAGAGAGGCATTGCTGCCCATTACAGTGGGAGAGAATTTGTCACTGGCTTGGTTGGAAGTGCTACACCAAGTGGTAAAAGCTCAAGAGGGAAGACGGTTTGTCTTAACAACGCCAACATTGCACTCAGA ATTGGCTGGCTGAATGCAATTAGAGAGTGGCAAGAAGAGTTTGTTGGCAACATGAGTTCTAGGGAATTTGTGGACACTATTACAAGAGATCTGCTGGGTAGTCGTGTCTTTGTGTTCACACCAAGGGGAGAG ATTAAGAATCTTCCTCAGGGTGCTAGTGTCATTGATTATGCTTATATGATACACACTGAAATAGGAAACAAGATGGTAGCTGCGAAG GTCAATGGAAATCTTGTTTCTCCCACACATGTACTTGCAAATGCAGAAGTTGTGGAGATAATCACATATAAT GCACTTTCAAGCAAATCTGCCTTTCAGAGGCATAAACAGTGGTTGCAACATGCTAAAACACGGAGTGCGAGACACAAAATAATGAAG tTTCTAAGGGAACAAGCTGCACGCTCCGCTTCTGATATCACTACTGAAGCAGTCAATGACTTCGTTACTGACTCTGAGGGGGACAGCGAATCTGAAGAACTATCAAAAGGTTCCAGTGGTTCCAAATATCCGTGGGGTAAAACGTTTGTGAATGGAGAGGAAATATCAACGTCAACAAGAAATGAGACTGTCCTCCAAAGTAAAAATGGAAGTGTTTGGATCCCCAAGGTCAACGGGAAACATAATAAGCATGTGCAGCGTGAAAGTTTCAACGGAAAAGGGGAGACGTTACTGCAGGGAAACCTTGTTGCAAAGATGATTCAAGTTAACATTCCAAGATATAAGGAGGTCCTGCCAGGTTTAGAAAGTTGGCAAGCACAGAAAATTGCTTCCTGGCACAATATGGAAGGGCATTCCATCCAGTGGTTATCTGTAGTATGTATAGACCGAAGAG